The genomic DNA TTAACGATTAGTATTCAGCTAGAGGAGTACGAAGAGGTGGAAACAACCATCGGTGCGTTAATCGACGAAGGCGTTGTTCCCCATGGACTGGTGAACAAATTTCATTACTTACGGGAGTTAAATGCGCGTTTGTCACAGCGCTATGCCCCCAACACAGAGATTGCTCCAAAGCCGCCGTTTACGTTGGAGGAATTCATCGATATGGATGCAGAAACGCAACAATACGCCCTCGCTTCCCTTGAAGGTAGTGATTTGTCCGCATTGACGCCTACTTTGGTGGCCATTGCGGAGAGAGCTGACTTGGTGCCAATTGTCATTACATTTGCGCTAACATTGCTCTATCAGGCTGATTATACGGCTGATATTACGGTGTGTAAATTTGGCTTAGAAAAAGTGGTCGTGCCGGCTGAAATGGTGCTTCCAGGGCAGGATGAGCAAACGCTTCGTGTACTTGCTGCGATAGAGGGCTTATTTTTCAAAGAACCTTCGCGCTTAGAATTGGCGCAAGGTATCATCGAAAAATTTGCGATAGCGGCATTCCCCTTTGGCTGGGGAAAACATTCTATAGAAGAAATTGCAACTGCTTATGTACAATACATAGAAAGCCTTTTTTCTGGAGAACAATTGCCGGAGACAGAATTGCACTTACGTATTCAACAGATTGATAATGATTTATCTTGAATCAGCAGAAAATTCTCTCCTTATCAATCATGTCGAGGTGTAATTGATAAGGATAGCGCGTGTGAAATCTGTTGAAAGATGAAGAGACTGTGATATACTAAAAGGGTTGTCAATGGAGTATATACGTTGAAAAAATATATTGGCCAAAATGATTCGGAGGTATTTTATTATGTCAGTTAAATGGGAAAAACAAGAAGGTAACAAAGGGACACTTACAGTAGAAGTGCCAGCAACAGAAGTAACAGCAGGTCTTGATAAAGCATTCAAAAAAGTAGTAAAACAAGTACAAGCACCAGGATTCCGTAAAGGAAAAATGCCACGTCCAATGTTCGAAAAAATGTATGGCGTAGAAGCGCTTTATAATGATGCACTTGATTTCATCCTTCCAGAAGCTTATGCAAGCGCTGTTGAAGAAGCAGGTATCGAGCCAATCGATCGCCCTGAAATCGACATCGAGCAAATGGAAAAAGGCAAAGAATTAATCTTCAAAGCGGTTGTTACGTTGAAACCTGAAGTAACACTTGGTGAATACAAAGGTCTTGAAGTAACACGTCAAGAAACAGCAGTAACTGACGAAGAAATCGAAGAGCAATTGACACAACGTCAACAAGCGTTTGCTGAGCTTGTGGTAAAAGAAGACGGCGCTATTGAAAACGGCGACACTGTAAACCTTGATTTTGAAGGATTTGCTGACGGCGAAGCATTTGAAGGCGGGAAAGCTGAAAAGTACGATCTTGAAATCGGTACAGGTTCATTCATCCCAGGTTTCGAAGAGCAACTAGTTGGCGTGAAACAAGGCGAAGAAAAAGACGTTGAAGTTACTTTCCCTGAAGAGTACCATGCGGCAGAGCTTGCGGGCAAACCAGCAGTATTCAAAGTAAAAGTACATGAAATCAAAACAAAAGAAATTCCAGAGCTTAATGACGAACTAGCAAAAGAAATCGACGAAGAAGTTGAAAGCCTTGATGCACTACGTACGAAAATGAAAGAAGCAGCTTTGGAAGAAAAACACGTTGCATCAGAAACAGCACTTCGTGATGATCTTGTAGAAGCAGCTGCACGCAATGCAGAAGTAGACATTCCTGAAGTAATGGTTGATTCTGAAATCGAACGTATGATGGAGGAATTCGGACAACGTCTTCAATCACAAGGTATGAATCTTGAGCTATACTTCCAGTTCTCTGGTCAAGATGAAGCAGCACTTCGTGAGCAAATGAAAGACGACGCACTTAGCCGTGTACGTGTTTCACTAGTACTTGAAGCAATCGGTAAAGCTGAAAACATTGAAGTTGCAGAAGAAGACATCAATGCTGAGCTTGAAAAAATGTCTGCACAATTCGGCATGGAAGTTGACAAAATCAAAGCTGCACTAGGCGGCACGAAGGTTCTTGAAAACGACCTACGTTTCAACAAAACAGTTGAACTACTTGTTGAAAACGCAAAAGTGACTGAATAATAAAAGGGAATAGAGGCAAGGTACGGAAAACCGTACCTTGTTTTTCATAGGAAAATAAGAATGTATCCGTTTTTTCTTTCCATAAATATAGATGAATTCTAATTAGTTGATAAAATACGGGGAATCTTGTAAGATTGTCACTTGATAGGGGTGAGCATAATGTTCAAATTTAACGATGAAAAAGATAACTTGAACTGTTCTTTTTGCGGGAAATCCCAGGAGCAGGTTCGAAAGCTAGTCGCTGGACAAGGCGTTTATATTTGTGATGAATGTGTTGAACTTTGTGCGGAAATCGTTGAAGAGGAAGTCGGACTTGAAGAAGGATTCGAGTTGAAAGATGTTCCGAAACCAAAAGAAATCCAAAGCATACTTAACGACTATTTGATTGGACAGGATCGGGCGAAAAAATCTCTTGCAGTTGCTGTCTATAATCACTATAAACGTGTGAACTCCAACAGTAAGATTGATGATGTTGAATTATCGAAGTCTAATATCGTTCTTATTGGACCTACTGGTAGCGGGAAGACGTTGCTAGCGCAAACGTTGGCTAGAATTTTGGACGTTCCGTTTGCAATTGCGGATGCAACATCGCTGACAGAAGCAGGATACGTAGGGGAAGATGTTGAAAACATTTTACTGAAGCTGATTCAAGCAGCGGATTATGATGTTGAACGTGCTGAAAAAGGCATTATTTATATCGATGAAATCGATAAAGTTGCACGGAAATCTGAAAACGCGTCTATTACACGTGATGTTTCGGGTGAAGGGGTCCAACAGGCACTTCTAAAAATTCTTGAAGGAACAGTTGCGAGCGTGCCACCACAAGGCGGACGTAAGCATCCACATCAAGAATTCATCCAAATAGATACAACAAATGTGCTATTCATCGTTGGTGGTGCTTTTGATGGTATCGAAGACATTATCAAACGACGCATTGGACAAAAAGTAATCGGGTTTGGAACTGAGCAAAAAGTGGTAAATGAAGAAGAATCACTGCTTGCAAAACTCATTCCCGAGGATCTTCAGCGCTTCGGCTTAATTCCTGAGTTTATCGGTCGTTTACCGGTAATTGCGACATTGGAGCAGTTAAGCGAAGATACGCTTTACCAAATTTTGACAATTCCGAAAAATGCAATCGTTAAACAATATCAAAAGATGCTTGAACTCGATAATGTTGCACTTCGTTTCGAGGATGGTGCATTGCTTGAAATTGCGAAAGAGGCGATTGAACGGAAAACAGGAGCTCGTGGTTTGCGTTCAATTATCGAAAACATTATGCTCGATGTGATGTATGAGTTACCGTCGCTTGAAGAAGTGACAGAGTGCGTCATTACACAACAATCCGTTTTAGGCCAATCAAGCCCACTTTTGTATACAGAAGATGGTACAAAGATTGAACTAGATAACGAGAAGACTTCGGCGTAACGCCTTAAGGATGAAGCTGACTCCGACGACACGCTTGCTTATGTGCTCATCGGTTGTCGGCTTTTTCCACCTTATAGAAAGTGATGAAAATGGACATACATACTACATGGAGGTGACTTTCGATTGCCAACAACTATAAAGAAAAACATACCTTTACTACCATTACGTGGGCTCATTCTGTATCCGACAATGATTTTACATATTGATGTTGGGAGAGAGCGTTCTGTATTCGCGATTGAGCATGCGATGGCACAAGATCATTTGATATTTCTTGCGACGCAACGGGATATTAGTGTAGAAGACCCTGGTGTAGAAGATTTATATGAAATCGGTACACTTGCACGTGTTAAATCGTTGACGCAGTTACCAAATGGTACGCATCGTATACTAATCGAAGGTATTGAACGGGCGGAATGGTCAAATTATGAAGAAGCAGATTTGTATCCCGTTGTCGAAATAATAGGATATCCCGATGAGGAAAAGCAAGACGCGGAATCCGAGGCTTTGATGCGAACACTTCTTACATACTTTAAGAAATACTCAAAGGTTTCAAAGCGTGTGACAAAAGAAACGTATGATTCAGTGGCTACGATTACAGAACCAGGTCGCTTAGCCGATATGATTGCTTCGCATTTGCCATTGAAAATGGTGGCGAAGCAAGAAATTCTTGAACTGTTTGATGTTAATGAGCGACTTGAATGGCTGATTAGTAGGTTGTACAACGAGCAGGAAGTACTCAATCTTGAACGCAAAATTAACGAGCGAGTTAAAGAAGCGATGGAGCGCACGCAAAAGGAATTTTATTTGCGTGAGCAGATGAAGGCCATTCAAACAGAACTTGGCGATAAGGACGGGAAAGGTCTAGAAGTTGCGGAGTTAAGTGAGAAAATCGAAAATGCCAACATGCCTGAAGGTGTGAAGGAAGTGGCGTTACGCGAATTGGACAGATATGAAAAAATACCATCCGCTGCAGCGGAAAGTGGGATTATCCGTAATTATATCGATTGGCTCGTGACATTACCATGGGCTGCTGCATCAAAAGATCAGCTCGACATTAAGCGTTCAGAAGCCATTTTGAACAGAGATCATGATGGCTTGGATTCTGTGAAAGAACGAATTCTAGAATATTTAGCTGTTCGTCAATTGACGAATTCGTTGCGTGGTCCGATTCTTTGTTTAGCGGGTCCACCAGGTGTCGGGAAAACGTCACTTGCCCGTTCGATTGCAGAATCTTTAGGGCGGAAATTTGTTCGTATTTCACTTGGTGGTGTCCGGGATGAATCTGAAATTCGTGGGCATAGACGCACATACGTAGGCGCAATGCCAGGACGTATTATCCAAGGTATGAAAAAAGCTGGGAAAATCAACCCCGTATTTTTGCTAGATGAAATCGATAAGATGTCCAATGATTTTCGTGGTGATCCATCTTCTGCGATGTTAGAGGTGTTGGATCCTGAACAAAATAGTACATTTAGTGATCATTACATTGAAGAACCGTATAATTTATCAAATGTTCTGTTCATCGCGACGGCCAATGATCTAAGTGCGATTCCAGGGCCGCTACGCGATCGTATGGAAATTATTACGATTGCTGGTTATACGGAAATTGAGAAGAATGCTATTGCAAAAAATCATTTAATCCCAAAGCAGTTGAAGGAGCATGGACTGACGAAGTCACAAGTGCGCTTCAATGATGAGGCGATTATGGATATTGTGCGATATTATACGCGTGAAGCGGGTGTTCGTGGCTTGGAACGTGAGATTGCAGGTATTTGCCGAAAAGCAGCGAAGCTCATAGTCACAGGTGAGAAGAAAAGTACAACCATTAGTCCGAGAACATTGGAGTCTATGATTGGGAAGAAGAAATTCCGGTTCGGCCAAGCGGAAACTGTCAATCAAGTTGGTGTAGCAACGGGGCTTGCCTATACGCAAGTTGGCGGAGATACACTGCAAATCGAAGTTTCGTTATCGCCGGGTAAAGGGAAATTGATTTTGACAGGGAAATTAGGCGACGTCATGAAAGAATCTGCGCAGACAGCACTGTCCTATGTGCGGTCCAAAACAGAGGAATTTGGTATTGCACCCGATTTCCATGAGTCATGTGATATTCATATCCACGTTCCAGAAGGGGCTACACCGAAGGACGGTCCATCAGCGGGTGTGACGATTGCGACAGCGCTCGTCTCTGCATTGACGAAGCGCCCAATCCGTAGGGAAGTGGGCATGACAGGTGAAATTACACTTCGTGGACGCGTGTTACCGATTGGTGGATTGAAAGAAAAAGCATTAAGTGCTCATCGTGCAGGATTGACAACGATTATCTTGCCGAGGGATAATGAGCGAGACATCGAAGATATTCCGGAAAGCGTTCAAAGCGAGTTAACGTTTAAACTTGTTTCAGACGCAGAAGAAGTCCTCGAAATTGCATTGGAGGCGTCTTCAAAATGAAAGTTCATAACGTTGAAATGATTATGAGTGCGGTTAGACCAGAACAATACCCGACAGAAGGGTATCCAGAGTTTGCGCTCGCAGGTAGATCGAATGTTGGAAAATCCTCGTTTATCAATAAAATGATTGGTCGAAAGAGCTTGGCACGTACGTCTTCAAAACCGGGTAAGACACAAACGCTTAACTTTTATAAAATCGAAGAGCAGCTATTTTTTGTCGATGTACCTGGCTACGGCTATGCGAAAGTATCGAAGTCTTCGCGAGAAATATGGGGACGGTTTATCCAACAATATATGGTAGAGCGCGAGCATCTTCGTGCGGTGATTCTCATTGTGGATTTACGTCATCCGCCGAGTGCGGACGATTGCTCCATGTACGATTTCTTGGTGAATTATAATATTCCCACAATCGTCATTGCGACAAAAGCTGATAAAATCCCAAAAGGTAAGTGGGATAAGCATAAGAAAATTGTTCGGGAAAAATTAGATATGCGTAGCTATGACCCTCTGTTGATCTTTTCATCTGAAAAGGGGATTGGAGTAGAGGAAGCTTGGAAGGAAATTGAAAGTAGAATGTAAGCAGTAGAAGGAAATCTGGTTGGTGCGCAAGCATCGCCGGATTTTTTTGTCGCATCCCGATAATAGTAAGCAAAAAATTTGCGTGTACATGTAGTCGTTGGTAGAATAAATTAGAATTATTATAAATTAAAAAGTGCATATTATTATTCATATTCATACGTTGTTCACATTTTTTTTATAACCGATGACGGAGATATGTTATAATAAAAAGCATGAAATAGAATGTGAGAGGTGTGAACACCCGATGCATACAATCGTAGTCGGTGTCAATCACAGGACAGCACCGGTTGAAATCAGGGAGAAGTTAGCATTTGCTGAAGCAGAGTTGCCACAAGCGATGCAAACATTACAACAACAAAAAAGTATATTAGAAAATATTATTGTGTCGACATGTAATCGCACGGAAATTTATGCGGTAGTCGATCAGCTTCACACAGGGCGTTATTATGTGAAGAGCTTTTTAGCGGAATGGTTTAACATACCGCTTGAAAAGATTTCTACGCATCTTATTATTCATGAGAATGATGGAGCTGTCGAACATTTGTTAAGAGTGTCGGCTGGTATTGATTCCATGGTGCTTGGAGAGACGCAAATCTTAGGGCAAGTTCGGGATAGCTTTCTTACTGGGCAGGAAATCGGGACAACGGGAACGGTTTTCAATGAGCTATTTAAACAGGCAGTGACATTTGCGAAGAAAGCACATACAGAAACTGCAATTGGTGAAAATGCGGTTTCGGTGTCTTATGCTGCTGTTGAACTTGGGAAAAAAATCTTTGGCTCACTAAATCGTAAGCATGTTGCCATTTTAGGCGCGGGTGAAATGGGCGAACTGGCTATTAAAAACTTGCATGGCAGCGGTGCAGGAAAAGTGACGGTCATTAACCGTACGCTTTCGAAGGCGGAAGAGTTGGCTGAGAAATTCGGCGGGGCAGCTAAGTCTATGCAAGAGTTACAATGTTCACTTTTGGAAGCGGATATATTGATTAGTTCGACGGGTGCTAGTAATTTTGTCATCGATTATGAGCGCATGCAACTGATTGACCGACTGCGTAAAGGGAAGCCGATTTTTATGGTAGATATTGCGGTTCCGCGTGACTTAGACCCACGTATTGGCGATTTACCAAACGTGTTCCTTTATGACATTGATGATTTACAAGGGATTGTTGAGGCGAATCTGGCAGACAGAAAGCGAGCAGCTGAGGAAATTGGGCTTATGATTGAGCAGGAAATCGTCCTATTTAAAGAATGGTTGGCAACGCTTGGCGTAGTGCCAGTCATTTCAGCACTCCGTCAAAAAGCACATCGGATTCAATCGGAAACGATGGCTAGTATTGAAAATAAGATGCCTGATTTAACGGATCGTGAAAAGAAAATATTAAGCAAACATACAAAGTCCATCGTTAACCAGCTATTGAAAGAGCCAATCTTGCAAGTCAAGGAATTGGCGATGGATGCAAAATCAGAAGAGAAACTGGCGTTGTTCCAACAACTATTTGGGATTGATGAAGAAGTATTGAATGAGAAAGAAGCATTGGCACAACAGGCGAAAAATCGGTTGAAGCAACGTGCAGAAAAATATGCTGCGACACAACCGGGTTTAACGTTTTAAGCGATAGTTTGGAGGAGTGTTATCGGTTTCTGTATAAGTAGAATAGATGCGGAAGCAGCAGACACTCCTTTTTTGATGGAAAGGCAGAGAAGGCATCATGGCAGATATGACGGTGGCGAGGCTGCAAGAAGTGATGATTGTTCTATACGCAGCAAGCCTCGTCTTTTATTTTATCGATTATTTGAATAAAAATACAGTGGCGCACCGAAGTGCTTTTTGGCTGTTGACAGTCGTATACTTACTGCAAACAGGATTTCTTGTGTATTATATTGTCGAAACGAGACGTTTTCCAATTCTTTCATTATTTGAAGGGATTTATTTTTATGCGTGGCTACTCATTACGTTATCGATGATTTTGCATATATTTTATAAAGTAGGACATGCGGTCTTTTTCTTGAATGTCATTGGTTTTTGCTTTATGACCATTCATACGTTTGCCCCGAATCAAATTGCACAGTCACCAGTGGGTGAAGCGCTTATTTCGGAGCTTTTATTCATTCATATAACATTTGCGATTTTGTCTTATGCGGCATTTGCGATGTCATTTGTTTTTGCAATTCTTTATCTACTTGTTTACAAAGTGTTGAAGAAGAAGAAATGGTCGAAGCAATTTGGACGATTGCCATCGCTTCATCAGACGACGATAGGGATGAAAGCGGCGATTTATACGGGTATTCCTGTACTGCTTGTTAGCTTAATTCTTGGGACGCAGTGGGCGTATGTTGTATTGGATGAGTGGTCGATATTCGATTTTAAAATTATCGGCTCATTCTTTTTGATTATTGTTTATGGGTCTGTATTATTTTTACAGCGAAGTGGCAGGCTGACAGCGAATGATTTTGCATGGGCAAATATCTTTGCTTTTCTTTTTGTTATTATTAATTTCTTCCTCGGAGGCAGGTTATCCGAGTTTCATTTTTGGTTATAAGTACAGAGGAACGTATAAACGAAAGGTTGGATTTTGTTGAGAAAAATTGTGGTAGGTTCGAGAAGAAGCAAACTAGCGTTGACGCAAACAAATTGGTTTATCGACCAGTTAAAAGCAGCGGGTGTTCCTTTTGAGTTTGAAGTGAAGGAAATTGTCACAAAAGGTGACCAAATTCTCGATGTGATGCTGTCGAAAGTGGGCGGAAAAGGCCTGTTTGTAAAGGAAATTGAGCAAGCACTTTATGATAAAGAAATCGATTTTGCTGTTCACAGTATGAAGGATATGCCGGCAATCTTGCCGGAAGGGCTTGTCATCGGCTGCATGCCACCACGTGAAGATGCACGAGACGCATTTATTTCCAACGACCATGTGAAATTCATGGATCTGCCTGTCGGTGCAGTAGTAGGAACGTCAAGTTTGCGCCGTAGTTCACAGCTATTACTATTGCGCCCAGATTTAGAGATTAAATGGATTCGCGGCAATATCGATACGCGTCTGAAGAAATTACATGATGGAGAATATGATGCGATTTTATTGGCCGCTGCGGGCATGAAGCGCATGGGCTGGAGCGAGGATATCATTACGGAATTTATGTCTGTTGAAGACTGTATCCCAGCTGTTGGTCAAGGAGCGCTTGCCATTGAATGTCGTGCAGATGATGCGGAATTATTGGCAGAACTTGCAAAACTATCGGATGATAAAACGTGGAAAGAAGTTGAAGCAGAGCGTACATTCTTGTCTGAAATGGACGGTTCTTGTCAAGTTCCGATTGCTGGCTTTGCTCAATACGATGGCACTAATGTGGAGTTAACGGGCTATATTGCTTCTCCAGATGCGACGCAAATTTTCAAGCATACTTTTACAGCGACAGAAGCGGTTGAAGCGGGTAAGGAAGTTGCGAAAACATTGCGTGCTGAAGGGGCTGCCGAAGTGATTGAGAAAGTGAAGGCGGAAATGGATGCGTAAGGACCGACCGCTAATCGGGGAAACGGTTATTTTTACAGGGACTCCTAAATCAGTAGAAGTCTTTGAACGTGTCAAGCAGTACGGAGGGAAGCCTGTGTCGTTGCCGCTGATCCAAGTGGCAGAGCTAAAGGGCACAACGGATGAGCTACGCTTGCAGGCGTGCCGAACGTACGATTGGCTGATTTTTACGAGCCAGAGTGCGGTAGCAGCTTTTGGTGCAAAAATGGAACGTCATGGTGTTACTTCTGCAACTATTCCCTCAAAAATAGCGGCGGTTGGGACACGAACGGCAGAAGCGCTTGAAAAACTGGGCTTTACTGTCGAGTTTATCCCGACAGTTTTCAGTGCAGATGTTTTTGTGAAGGAATTCAAGCCGTCCGAAACGACAATCCGACGCATCTTATTTTTGCGGGGTTCGATCGCGGGTGTCACGATTACGGAGGAGTTGCCGTATGCGGTGGATGAATGGACAGTTTATGCAACAGAGCGTGTCAATGATTCGGTTGATACATTGATTGAAGTTGTGAGCAAGGAGCCACGCGTTTCTGTGCTGTTTGCAAGTCCTTCGGCAGTGACAGTTTTTGCGGAAGAAGTCGTTCCGCAAACAGGCTGGAGAGGATTTACAATCGGTGCAATCGGTCATGTCACAGAGCAGGCATTGCTGAAATTAGGTGCGCCTGTTCATGTTAGGCCCGATACATATACACTGATGGATCTCGTTGAGAAGTTGACGGGGCGAAAGGAAGGGTAACTTTGGAAACATTACAATTCAGACGAAATAGACGTCTACGCAATTCAGCTACGTTACGTGCAATGGTGAGAGAAACGGTTTTACAAGCGGAAGATTTTATCTACCCGATTTTTGTGACTGAAGGAGAGAATGTGAAAAATCCTGTGTCTTCAATGCCTGGTGTTTTTCAGTTTTCGTTAGATCAATTAGCGCAAGAATTAGATGAAGTCGTTGCACTCGGTATTCCATCGGTCATTTTATTCGGCGTGCCGGCAGAAAAGGATGCGGTAGGGACAGGTGCTTATCATGAGCATGGTATCGTTCAACAAGGGATTCGTTTTGCGAAAGAACGCCATCCAGAATTGGTGGTCATTGCGGATACTTGTCTATGCGAATATACCGACCACGGCCATTGTGGCGTTGTGGAAGGCGACAAAGTATTGAATGATCCGTCTCTTGAGTTGCTTGTGCGCACGGCAGTTAGTCAAGCGCAAGCGGGTGCTGATATTATTGCCCCGTCCAATATGATGGACGGTTTTGTCGTTGCAATCCGTCAAGGGCTTGATGCAGCAGGATTTACAGAGATTCCAATTATGTCTTATGCGGTGAAATATGCTTCCGCTTATTATGGACCGTTCCGTGAAGCTGCAGGTTCTACACCGCAGTTCGGAGATCGCAAAACGTATCAAATGGACCCTGCAAACCGTATGGAAGCAATGCGTGAAGCTGAATCAGACGTTGCGGAAGGCGCAGATTTCCTGATTGTGAAACCGGCATTATCGTATTTGGATATTATTCGCGATGTGAAAAACAATTTTGTGTTACCGATTGTCGCTTATAATGTGAGTGGAGAGTATGCGATGGTCAAGGCGGCGGCCCAAAACGATTGGATTGACGAAAAGAAAGTGGTTCTTGAAACGTTGACAAGTATGAAGCGTGCGGGTGCGGATTTGATTATGACGTACCATGCAAAAGATGCGGCGCGCTGGCTGGAGGAGAACTAAATGGGAAGAAGTTATGAGTTGTCGAAAAAAGCATTTGCAGAAGCGGTACACTTATTACCGGGCGGTGTGAATTCACCTGTTCGTGCGTTTAAGTCCGTCAATATGGACCCGATTTTCATGGAAAGTGGAAAAGGTGCCATCATTAAAGATATCGATGGCAATGAATACATCGATTACGTTTTATCATGGGGACCCCTTATTTTAGGTCATACCGATCCCGATGTTGTTGAAGGCATTAAGCGTGTGGCGGAAACTGGTACGAGCTTTGGTGCGCCAGCATTGGTGGAAAACGAACTAGCGAAACTCGTTATCGATCGCGTGCCGTCTATTGAAATGGTGCGTATGGTGTCGTCTGGAACGGAAGCGACGATGAGTGCATTGCGCTTAGCGCGCGGTGTAACAGGTCGCGATAAAATCTTGAAGTTCGAAGGCTGTTACCACGGGCATGGGGATTCATTGTTGATTAAAGCAGGTTCGGGTGTTGCGACACTTGGTCTGCCGGATAGCCCAGGTGTACCTGAATCAGTAGCAAAAAATACGATTACAGTTGCGTATAATGATTTAGAGAGTGTAAAAGCGGTCTTTGCTGAATTTGGCAACGACTTGGCAGCAATCATTGTTGAACCTGTTGCAGGGAATATGGGCGTTGTTCCTCCAGAACCAGGTTTCCTAGAAGGATTACGTGAGCTAACAACGAACAATGGCTCCCTGTTGATTTTCGATGAAGTCATGACAGGTTTCCGTGTGGGTTATCAATGTGCACAAGGTCATTTTGGCGTAACACCTGATATTACTTGCCTTGGAAAAGTAATTGGTGGTGGGCTTCCTGTTGGTGCGTACGGCGGGAAACGTGAGATTATGGAAAACATTGCGCCAGCTGGTACCGTTTATCAAGCAGGGACATTGTCAGGGAATCCACTTGCGATGACAGCTGGCATTGAAACGTTGAAAAAGCTAACGCCTGCATCTTATGAGCACTTTATGAAGCTTGGTGACCAACTTGAAGCTGGCTTCCGTGCGGCTGCGGAGAAGTATGATATTCCACATACAGTGAACCGGGCAGGCTCGATGATTGGCTTCTTCTTCACAAATGACAAAGTGTCTAATTATGATCAAGCTAAAACATCCGATCTGCAACTATTCGCTGAATACTACCGTCTGATGGCTGAAGAAGGTATATTCCTTCCACCATCACAGTTTGAAGGCATGTTCCTGTCGACTGCACATACGGAAGCGCATATTGCGACAACAGTGGAAGCATTCCATACAGTATTTAAGAAATTGCGTGGC from Sporosarcina sp. FSL K6-1522 includes the following:
- the ccsA gene encoding cytochrome c biogenesis protein CcsA translates to MADMTVARLQEVMIVLYAASLVFYFIDYLNKNTVAHRSAFWLLTVVYLLQTGFLVYYIVETRRFPILSLFEGIYFYAWLLITLSMILHIFYKVGHAVFFLNVIGFCFMTIHTFAPNQIAQSPVGEALISELLFIHITFAILSYAAFAMSFVFAILYLLVYKVLKKKKWSKQFGRLPSLHQTTIGMKAAIYTGIPVLLVSLILGTQWAYVVLDEWSIFDFKIIGSFFLIIVYGSVLFLQRSGRLTANDFAWANIFAFLFVIINFFLGGRLSEFHFWL
- the hemC gene encoding hydroxymethylbilane synthase, whose protein sequence is MRKIVVGSRRSKLALTQTNWFIDQLKAAGVPFEFEVKEIVTKGDQILDVMLSKVGGKGLFVKEIEQALYDKEIDFAVHSMKDMPAILPEGLVIGCMPPREDARDAFISNDHVKFMDLPVGAVVGTSSLRRSSQLLLLRPDLEIKWIRGNIDTRLKKLHDGEYDAILLAAAGMKRMGWSEDIITEFMSVEDCIPAVGQGALAIECRADDAELLAELAKLSDDKTWKEVEAERTFLSEMDGSCQVPIAGFAQYDGTNVELTGYIASPDATQIFKHTFTATEAVEAGKEVAKTLRAEGAAEVIEKVKAEMDA
- a CDS encoding uroporphyrinogen-III synthase, translating into MRKDRPLIGETVIFTGTPKSVEVFERVKQYGGKPVSLPLIQVAELKGTTDELRLQACRTYDWLIFTSQSAVAAFGAKMERHGVTSATIPSKIAAVGTRTAEALEKLGFTVEFIPTVFSADVFVKEFKPSETTIRRILFLRGSIAGVTITEELPYAVDEWTVYATERVNDSVDTLIEVVSKEPRVSVLFASPSAVTVFAEEVVPQTGWRGFTIGAIGHVTEQALLKLGAPVHVRPDTYTLMDLVEKLTGRKEG
- the hemB gene encoding porphobilinogen synthase, with product METLQFRRNRRLRNSATLRAMVRETVLQAEDFIYPIFVTEGENVKNPVSSMPGVFQFSLDQLAQELDEVVALGIPSVILFGVPAEKDAVGTGAYHEHGIVQQGIRFAKERHPELVVIADTCLCEYTDHGHCGVVEGDKVLNDPSLELLVRTAVSQAQAGADIIAPSNMMDGFVVAIRQGLDAAGFTEIPIMSYAVKYASAYYGPFREAAGSTPQFGDRKTYQMDPANRMEAMREAESDVAEGADFLIVKPALSYLDIIRDVKNNFVLPIVAYNVSGEYAMVKAAAQNDWIDEKKVVLETLTSMKRAGADLIMTYHAKDAARWLEEN
- the hemL gene encoding glutamate-1-semialdehyde 2,1-aminomutase — translated: MGRSYELSKKAFAEAVHLLPGGVNSPVRAFKSVNMDPIFMESGKGAIIKDIDGNEYIDYVLSWGPLILGHTDPDVVEGIKRVAETGTSFGAPALVENELAKLVIDRVPSIEMVRMVSSGTEATMSALRLARGVTGRDKILKFEGCYHGHGDSLLIKAGSGVATLGLPDSPGVPESVAKNTITVAYNDLESVKAVFAEFGNDLAAIIVEPVAGNMGVVPPEPGFLEGLRELTTNNGSLLIFDEVMTGFRVGYQCAQGHFGVTPDITCLGKVIGGGLPVGAYGGKREIMENIAPAGTVYQAGTLSGNPLAMTAGIETLKKLTPASYEHFMKLGDQLEAGFRAAAEKYDIPHTVNRAGSMIGFFFTNDKVSNYDQAKTSDLQLFAEYYRLMAEEGIFLPPSQFEGMFLSTAHTEAHIATTVEAFHTVFKKLRG